In Quercus robur chromosome 10, dhQueRobu3.1, whole genome shotgun sequence, a genomic segment contains:
- the LOC126702220 gene encoding uncharacterized protein LOC126702220 isoform X1, with translation MMRIIIAATLTLLLSLLTIHPPNFCTAHSDSEVRCIESERHALLNFKQHFTDPSNRLASWAAAASDMDCCHWVGVVCDNRTGHVLQLHLRSHYPVYDELTIYDEDQWEAYSRSRFGDFFAHLDQNASAQVNPLVISKYGASEDYLGCIDLTHTKAISIMGLWCAESSSALLHRTLQRSRNS, from the exons ATGATGAGAATAATAATAGCTGCTACTTTAACCCTTCTCCTTTCTTTGCTCACTATTCATCCTCCTAACTTCTGCACTGCCCACTCTGACTCTGAGGTTCGTTGCATTGAAAGCGAGCGACACGCCCTTCTTAACTTCAAGCAACACTTTACAGATCCTTCTAACCGCCTTGCCTCTTGGGCTGCTGCTGCATCTGACATGGATTGTTGTCACTGGGTCGGTGTTGTCTGCGACAACCGCACCGGTCATGTCCTCCAACTACATCTCAGAAGCCATTATCCTGTGTATGACGAGCTTACAATTTATGATGAAGACCAATGGGAAGCTTATTCGAGGTCCAGATTTGGTG ATTTCTTTGCTCATCTAGACCAAAATGCTTCAGCACAAG TGAATCCTTTGGTTATCTCTAAATATGGAGCAAGTGAAGATTACCTTGGTTGTATAGATTTAACACATACAAAAGCTATTTCAATCAT GGGGCTCTGGTGTGCAGAATCATCTTCAGCTCTTTTGCACAGGACATTGCAGAGATCAAGGAACTCTTGA
- the LOC126702220 gene encoding receptor-like protein 35 isoform X2, protein MMRIIIAATLTLLLSLLTIHPPNFCTAHSDSEVRCIESERHALLNFKQHFTDPSNRLASWAAAASDMDCCHWVGVVCDNRTGHVLQLHLRSHYPVYDELTIYDEDQWEAYSRSRFGDFFAHLDQNASAQGGSGVQNHLQLFCTGHCRDQGTLEAERR, encoded by the exons ATGATGAGAATAATAATAGCTGCTACTTTAACCCTTCTCCTTTCTTTGCTCACTATTCATCCTCCTAACTTCTGCACTGCCCACTCTGACTCTGAGGTTCGTTGCATTGAAAGCGAGCGACACGCCCTTCTTAACTTCAAGCAACACTTTACAGATCCTTCTAACCGCCTTGCCTCTTGGGCTGCTGCTGCATCTGACATGGATTGTTGTCACTGGGTCGGTGTTGTCTGCGACAACCGCACCGGTCATGTCCTCCAACTACATCTCAGAAGCCATTATCCTGTGTATGACGAGCTTACAATTTATGATGAAGACCAATGGGAAGCTTATTCGAGGTCCAGATTTGGTG ATTTCTTTGCTCATCTAGACCAAAATGCTTCAGCACAAG GGGGCTCTGGTGTGCAGAATCATCTTCAGCTCTTTTGCACAGGACATTGCAGAGATCAAGGAACTCTTGAAGCAGAAAGGAGGTGA